Genomic window (Meiothermus sp. QL-1):
CTGTGGCCATCGGCAGCTTCGATGGGCTGCACCTGGGCCACCAGCACCTGCTCCGCCAGGCCCAGGCCGAGGCCCACAAGCAGCACTGGCCCCTGCTGGTCTACACCTTCGACCCGCCCAGCAAGGTCTTCACCCGGGGAGAGGGTTTTCTCACCGATTTGGGCGAAAAGGTCGAGCTCTTGCGCCGGCTCGGGGTGGAGATAGCCCTGGTGGTGCCCTTTACCGAGGCTTTCGCCCGGCGCAGCAAGGAGGAGTTTTTGGACGACCTGCGCCGGCTAGAAGCCCAGCGCATCTTCGTGGGGGCCGACTTCCGCTTTGGTCGGGGGCGGGCCGGGGGGGTGGCCGATTTGGAGCGGGTGGCCCCCACCCACACCCTCCCGCTTTTGGAGCTGGGCGGGCTTCCGGTCAAGTCGAGCCGCATCCGGGAGCTCCTGCGCGCAGGCCAGGTGGAGGAGGCTCGGGGCTTGCTGGGCCGGCCCTACACCGCCCGGGGCATCGTGGGGGAGGGTGACCGGCTGGGTCGGCGGCTGGGGTTTCCCACCGCCAATTTGGAGGTGGCCCCGCTCAAGATCCTCCCGCCCGGGGTCTTCGCGGTCTGGGTGGAGACGCCAGGGGGGCGCTGTGGGGGGGTGGCCAACGTGGGCCACCGCCCCACCGTAGGAGGCCAGGGCCTGCGCTTTGAGGTGCATCTGTTCGGCTTTTCCGGCGACCTCTACGGGCAGGAGCTGCTGGTGGAATTCTGGGCCCGGCTGCGGGGCGAGAAGCGCTTTGAAAGCCTGGAGGCCCTGAAGGCCCAGCTCGCTCAGGACGCCGAGGCGGCCCGGCGGCTGCTTGGGCTTTAGCTAGCGGGGGATGTCCTCCGGGTTCAGGGTTTTGGGCCGCACCCAGCGCACCTCTTCAAAGGTACCGTCGAAGCGCAGGATGGCGGCCAGGCGGGCCCTCGAGTACACCTGGTGGGGCTTTTTGGGAATGAAGGCGGTCACGATGTCCACCCAGCGGGGCTCGCGGTACTCCAGCACCACGTGCAAGGGCAGCCGGAGCCGAGGGGGGAAGACCATGTAGCCCAGCACCAGCATCCTGGCATCCTCGGGGTAGATGGCCAGCTCGCGACCCCACTCCACCGCCTCCAGCACATCGGCCTCGATAAAGCCCTCCTGCAGCATATGCTTGGCCACGTGGGGGCCGAGGCGGTAGCGGCCCTCGCGCAGGTGGGGGAGGAGTTCTTCCAGCCTGCGGATGCGGGGATGTCTCAGCATCTTTTCCTCCCTAAAAAGGAGCCCCACCAAGGCTGGGTGGGGTCTGGTGAGCCTTCGGGCAGAACCCCGAGGGCGGCCGGGGTTCCCGGCTCGATTATAGAAAATACCGGGCCAGCCGGTGTGGGCTTTTGACCGCAATCACCGCCCCGTAAACCCGGCGGGCCCCCGCCTCTAAAAGCGCCTTGCGGGCCCGCAAGAAGGTGGTGCCGCTGGTCATCACGTCGTCCACCAAAAGCCAGTGGCCCCCTATAGAACGGGTGGGGTAGAAGAGGTTTTGGGGCAGAGCGGTGCGCTCGAGCTGGGTCTTTTGGGTCTGGGAGGGCCCCAGGCCGCGCCGCCTCAAGACCCGCAGGTAAGGAAGCCCCAGAGCCCGGGCAGCGGCCTGGGCCAG
Coding sequences:
- the ribF gene encoding riboflavin biosynthesis protein RibF, which encodes MLLINDPQDAPAGPKAVAIGSFDGLHLGHQHLLRQAQAEAHKQHWPLLVYTFDPPSKVFTRGEGFLTDLGEKVELLRRLGVEIALVVPFTEAFARRSKEEFLDDLRRLEAQRIFVGADFRFGRGRAGGVADLERVAPTHTLPLLELGGLPVKSSRIRELLRAGQVEEARGLLGRPYTARGIVGEGDRLGRRLGFPTANLEVAPLKILPPGVFAVWVETPGGRCGGVANVGHRPTVGGQGLRFEVHLFGFSGDLYGQELLVEFWARLRGEKRFESLEALKAQLAQDAEAARRLLGL
- a CDS encoding DUF4258 domain-containing protein, which encodes MLRHPRIRRLEELLPHLREGRYRLGPHVAKHMLQEGFIEADVLEAVEWGRELAIYPEDARMLVLGYMVFPPRLRLPLHVVLEYREPRWVDIVTAFIPKKPHQVYSRARLAAILRFDGTFEEVRWVRPKTLNPEDIPR